A genomic window from Providencia alcalifaciens includes:
- the prmB gene encoding 50S ribosomal protein L3 N(5)-glutamine methyltransferase: MEKIFVDEAVAELHTIQDILRWTMSRFNAANIYYGHGTDNPWDEALQLVLPSLYLPLDLPDELLTSRLTPTERHRIIERVLRRINDRIPVAYLTNSSWFCGHEFYVDERVLIPRSPIGELINNHFVGLLSDEPQTILDLCTGSGCIAIACAHEFPEAEVDAVDISTDVLAVTEQNIANHGLEHRVIPIRSDLFRDMPDVKYDLIVTNPPYVDAEDMDDLPQEFRVEPELALAAGSDGLKLVRRILANAPRFLTEEGILVCEVGNSMVHLIDQYPDIPFIWLDFEFGGDGVFMLTREQLVEHHEHFALYID, translated from the coding sequence TTGGAAAAGATCTTCGTTGATGAAGCCGTCGCAGAACTTCATACCATTCAAGACATTTTACGTTGGACCATGAGCCGCTTTAATGCAGCCAATATCTATTATGGTCACGGCACCGATAACCCATGGGATGAAGCTTTACAGTTAGTTTTGCCAAGCCTGTATTTACCACTGGATTTACCGGATGAGCTACTAACTTCGCGCCTGACACCAACGGAGCGTCACCGCATTATTGAACGTGTATTACGCCGTATCAATGACCGCATTCCAGTTGCCTATCTGACCAACAGTTCGTGGTTCTGTGGACATGAATTCTATGTGGATGAGCGAGTGCTGATCCCGCGTTCGCCAATTGGTGAGCTGATTAACAACCATTTTGTGGGTTTATTATCTGATGAACCACAAACCATCCTTGACCTATGTACGGGCAGTGGCTGTATTGCGATTGCTTGTGCTCATGAATTCCCTGAAGCCGAAGTGGATGCCGTGGATATCTCTACGGATGTCTTGGCGGTGACTGAGCAAAATATTGCGAATCATGGTTTAGAGCACCGCGTGATCCCAATTCGTTCTGACCTATTCCGTGATATGCCAGACGTTAAATATGACCTGATTGTCACCAATCCACCGTATGTGGATGCAGAAGATATGGACGATCTGCCACAAGAGTTCCGTGTCGAGCCTGAGCTGGCTCTGGCAGCTGGTAGCGATGGTCTCAAACTGGTTCGTCGTATTCTCGCAAACGCTCCGCGCTTCTTAACCGAAGAGGGCATTTTAGTGTGCGAAGTGGGCAACAGCATGGTGCATCTGATTGACCAATATCCAGATATTCCATTTATTTGGTTAGATTTTGAATTTGGTGGTGACGGTGTGTTTATGTTAACCCGTGAACAGTTGGTGGAACATCACGAACACTTTGCGTTATATATTGATTAA
- the hutU gene encoding urocanate hydratase: protein MTKLNNKYRNIEIRAPRGTTLTAKNWLTEAPLRMLMNNLDPDVAENPHELVVYGGIGRAARNWQCYDQIVESLKQLDSDETLLVQSGKPVGVFKTHENAPRVLIANSNLVPHWANWEHFNELDAKGLAMYGQMTAGSWIYIGSQGIVQGTYETFVEAGRQHYNGDLTGRWVLTAGLGGMGGAQPLAATLAGACSLNIECQQSRIDFRLRTHYVDEQATDLDDALARIKKYTSEGKAVSIALCANAADVLPEMVRRGIKPDMVTDQTSAHDPLNGYLPIGMSWDEYREKSVKDPQGTALAAKKSMAEHVKAMLAFQAQGIPTFDYGNNIRQMALEMGVENAFDFPGFVPAYIRPLFCRGVGPFRWVALSGDPEDIYKTDAKVKELLPDDKHLHRWLDMARERISFQGLPARICWVGLGDRAKLGLAFNEMVRSGEVSAPIVIGRDHLDSGSVASPNRETEAMKDGSDAVSDWPLLNALLNTASGATWVSLHHGGGVGMGFSQHSGVVIVCDGTDAAAERIARVLHNDPATGVMRHADAGYDIAIECAKEKNLNLPMLKTR, encoded by the coding sequence GTGACAAAGCTAAATAACAAATATCGCAATATTGAAATTCGAGCACCTCGTGGAACAACCTTAACAGCTAAAAATTGGCTGACAGAAGCGCCACTGCGTATGTTGATGAACAACCTCGATCCTGACGTGGCAGAGAATCCCCATGAACTTGTGGTTTATGGTGGGATTGGCCGCGCAGCACGTAACTGGCAATGTTATGACCAAATTGTTGAATCCCTGAAACAGCTAGATAGCGACGAAACCTTGCTGGTGCAATCAGGAAAACCTGTCGGTGTATTCAAAACTCACGAAAATGCTCCTCGTGTATTAATCGCTAACTCCAACCTTGTACCGCATTGGGCGAATTGGGAACATTTCAATGAGCTGGATGCAAAAGGCTTAGCCATGTACGGCCAAATGACCGCAGGAAGCTGGATTTATATTGGTAGCCAAGGGATTGTTCAAGGCACCTATGAAACCTTCGTTGAAGCGGGACGCCAACATTACAACGGCGACCTCACTGGGCGTTGGGTATTAACGGCCGGTCTAGGTGGAATGGGGGGCGCGCAGCCACTAGCGGCAACGTTAGCAGGGGCTTGCTCATTAAATATTGAGTGCCAGCAAAGCCGCATCGATTTCCGTTTAAGAACCCATTATGTGGATGAACAAGCCACCGATCTGGATGATGCATTAGCGCGTATTAAAAAGTACACATCAGAAGGCAAAGCCGTTTCTATCGCACTGTGTGCTAACGCGGCTGACGTTTTACCTGAAATGGTTCGTCGTGGCATTAAGCCAGACATGGTTACCGACCAAACCAGTGCTCATGACCCGCTCAATGGCTATCTGCCGATTGGTATGAGCTGGGATGAGTATCGCGAGAAGAGCGTGAAAGACCCGCAAGGCACTGCGCTGGCGGCGAAAAAATCCATGGCGGAACATGTAAAAGCCATGCTGGCTTTTCAAGCCCAAGGCATTCCGACATTCGATTACGGTAACAATATTCGTCAAATGGCGTTGGAAATGGGTGTTGAAAATGCGTTCGACTTCCCTGGGTTTGTTCCTGCCTATATTCGCCCCCTATTTTGCCGTGGTGTTGGTCCCTTCCGTTGGGTGGCTCTATCTGGGGATCCTGAAGATATCTATAAAACGGATGCCAAAGTGAAAGAATTACTGCCAGACGATAAGCATCTGCATCGTTGGCTCGACATGGCTCGTGAACGTATTAGTTTTCAAGGCTTACCAGCGCGTATTTGCTGGGTTGGTTTGGGAGACCGCGCCAAGTTAGGTTTAGCGTTCAATGAAATGGTCAGAAGCGGCGAAGTCTCTGCACCGATTGTTATTGGACGTGATCATTTAGATTCAGGCTCGGTAGCGAGTCCAAATCGTGAAACTGAAGCGATGAAAGATGGCTCGGATGCGGTGTCGGATTGGCCATTACTCAACGCGCTATTAAATACGGCGAGCGGTGCTACATGGGTGTCATTACATCATGGTGGCGGTGTCGGAATGGGCTTCTCTCAACATTCTGGTGTGGTGATTGTCTGTGATGGTACAGATGCGGCGGCAGAGCGTATTGCTCGCGTACTGCACAATGACCCAGCGACAGGGGTGATGCGCCACGCGGATGCAGGCTATGACATTGCTATCGAATGCGCCAAAGAGAAAAACTTAAACTTACCTATGCTAAAAACACGTTAA
- a CDS encoding NAD-dependent epimerase/dehydratase family protein: protein MPNPSVFITGGTGFIGAHLVHELVTLGYPVTVLQRNPTPAIIANRPALPITVKCVIGDILRPESYQQAMMGHDIVIHLAADYRVGLPPNRQAHQSMFQTNVVGTKRVLDAAERAGISHMLYMSTTAAFGETFGELPDEHHRHNGTFRCYYEETKHIAHEQVAKRQQAGLPVNIAICSGVFGAGDNSVLAQTMDAYFNNKVPFQLATTSTFQLCHVSHICDGLIKLLDPKIQRQTYLFTGETFSMPEIFRLLSQVAQREPLPEKRVSSFKLLASLMDKLAGVGLKMPLSQEALRILDGSSYTYSCAKAQQELGWHAGETHNELIEAITQRKNSINQTTKGMQ from the coding sequence TTGCCTAATCCTTCGGTTTTTATCACGGGCGGTACGGGCTTTATTGGCGCCCATTTAGTCCACGAACTGGTGACTTTAGGCTACCCAGTGACAGTGTTACAACGAAATCCTACACCAGCCATCATCGCTAACCGCCCTGCACTTCCCATCACAGTGAAGTGCGTCATTGGTGATATTTTACGCCCAGAGAGTTATCAGCAAGCGATGATGGGGCACGATATTGTGATCCACTTAGCGGCAGATTACCGTGTCGGACTCCCCCCCAACCGCCAAGCTCATCAATCCATGTTTCAAACTAATGTGGTGGGGACGAAACGAGTCCTTGATGCCGCTGAACGCGCGGGTATTTCACATATGCTTTATATGAGTACCACCGCCGCCTTTGGGGAAACGTTCGGGGAGTTACCCGATGAACATCATCGCCACAATGGAACATTTCGCTGCTACTACGAGGAGACAAAACATATCGCCCATGAGCAAGTAGCCAAACGTCAACAAGCAGGTCTTCCGGTTAATATTGCCATTTGCAGCGGGGTATTTGGTGCTGGCGATAACAGCGTTTTGGCGCAAACTATGGACGCCTATTTCAACAATAAAGTTCCGTTTCAGCTTGCCACCACCAGTACCTTTCAGCTTTGTCATGTCAGCCATATTTGCGATGGGCTAATTAAATTACTCGACCCGAAAATCCAACGTCAGACTTACCTATTTACGGGGGAGACTTTCTCAATGCCGGAAATATTTCGTTTATTGAGCCAAGTTGCTCAGCGCGAACCATTGCCTGAAAAACGGGTGTCTTCCTTTAAATTGCTCGCATCGCTGATGGATAAACTCGCTGGTGTGGGGCTTAAAATGCCACTTTCCCAAGAAGCCTTGCGCATTTTAGATGGTAGCTCCTACACCTACTCCTGTGCAAAAGCACAGCAGGAATTAGGCTGGCATGCTGGTGAAACTCACAATGAATTGATTGAAGCGATAACTCAACGAAAAAACAGCATTAATCAAACGACCAAAGGAATGCAATGA
- a CDS encoding amino acid permease, whose product MQSTSQLARGLSARHIRFMALGSAIGTGLFYGSAKAIETAGPAVLLAYIIGGAAVFMVMRALGEMAVRSPLAGSFSQYASHYLGPRAGFFTGWTYVFEMLIVCLADVTAFGVYMKLWFPDVAQWIWVLSIICFIGAINLCHVKTFGEMEFWLSIVKVGAIVAMIVGGAAIMMFGFGQASEHAVGVSNLFNNGGFMPNGIGGVIASFAVVMFAFGGIEVIGITASEAKNPEVTIPKAINAVPVRILLFYVLTLFVLMCIYPWNQVGQNGSPFVQIFDSLGISAAANILNVVVITAAISAINSDIFGAGRMMYGMAHEGQAPKSFTKLTKNGVPWMTVLVMVLVLLIGVVLNYVIPEDVFLVIASIATFATIWVWLMILLAQFAMRRKMTPEQVQQLKFPVPMWPVAPILAIAFMVFIFGVLGYFESTRIALYVGIGWLLLLTIAYALLVKKSGKVKKPEKTTEEVEELA is encoded by the coding sequence ATGCAAAGCACATCACAACTTGCGCGTGGGCTTTCTGCGCGTCATATCCGATTTATGGCCCTCGGTTCAGCAATAGGAACGGGGTTATTCTATGGTTCAGCTAAAGCCATTGAAACTGCCGGTCCGGCTGTTTTACTGGCTTATATTATTGGAGGCGCCGCTGTTTTTATGGTCATGCGCGCGCTCGGTGAAATGGCGGTTCGTAGCCCATTGGCGGGGTCATTCTCTCAATATGCTAGCCACTATTTAGGTCCGCGAGCGGGCTTTTTCACAGGCTGGACGTATGTTTTTGAAATGCTAATTGTCTGCTTGGCTGATGTCACGGCATTTGGGGTCTATATGAAATTATGGTTCCCCGATGTCGCACAATGGATTTGGGTGCTCAGCATTATCTGCTTTATTGGTGCTATTAACCTGTGTCATGTCAAAACATTCGGCGAAATGGAATTTTGGTTGTCGATTGTTAAAGTGGGGGCGATTGTCGCGATGATCGTCGGTGGTGCGGCTATTATGATGTTTGGCTTCGGTCAAGCTTCTGAACATGCAGTTGGGGTATCTAACCTGTTTAATAACGGTGGGTTTATGCCGAATGGGATAGGTGGGGTAATTGCTTCATTTGCGGTGGTGATGTTTGCCTTTGGCGGAATCGAGGTCATCGGTATCACCGCAAGCGAAGCCAAAAATCCGGAAGTGACCATTCCAAAAGCCATTAATGCGGTGCCTGTACGTATCTTATTGTTTTATGTATTAACACTGTTTGTACTGATGTGCATCTATCCGTGGAACCAAGTAGGTCAAAATGGCAGCCCGTTTGTGCAGATTTTTGATAGTTTAGGCATTTCAGCTGCGGCGAATATATTGAACGTTGTAGTGATCACCGCCGCCATCTCGGCAATTAACAGTGACATTTTTGGTGCGGGTCGCATGATGTACGGTATGGCTCATGAAGGTCAGGCGCCTAAATCATTCACTAAGTTAACCAAAAATGGGGTGCCATGGATGACGGTGTTAGTCATGGTGCTGGTATTGTTAATTGGCGTGGTTCTGAACTATGTGATCCCCGAAGATGTGTTCTTAGTGATCGCCTCGATTGCCACGTTTGCCACGATTTGGGTCTGGTTAATGATTTTACTGGCACAATTTGCGATGCGCCGTAAGATGACGCCAGAGCAGGTTCAGCAATTGAAATTCCCAGTACCGATGTGGCCAGTTGCACCGATCCTTGCAATTGCCTTTATGGTGTTTATTTTCGGTGTGTTAGGCTATTTTGAAAGTACCCGAATTGCGCTGTATGTGGGGATCGGTTGGTTGTTGTTACTCACTATTGCTTACGCGCTATTAGTGAAAAAATCAGGAAAGGTGAAAAAACCAGAAAAAACGACGGAAGAAGTCGAAGAATTAGCATAA
- a CDS encoding acyl-CoA reductase, whose protein sequence is MNSQIEARITRIQRCLADCVTENWQFSPDTATQAFCLARLSEICRSSSLQDKLHRELGDKHWRAPTRLLIVVSESDPLGTLEALLAGYVIDSKIRIKTRLSTQWLQTIRQRLALSDDECQILEWDSQHQDDVQILNGIDTILLAGGDALIRHYRQVTPSHIKLIELGPKISGMAIVGNSLPDLDLLLRDICLFQQQVCSSPRFILLDNPECAAELYQQLRAKLDVLSILPDTRRLQQMAHYQSLKLTEAMNPTEFPAIYSKTTGWGLTYQTQFNPSEWLPAGFQLVVAPIEESLALTQRQWVGQLQTLGYHGSLRHLPLENYSFTRYCPIGSMLLRPMSAAHDGFFMLSALVYFINQEGDNFA, encoded by the coding sequence ATGAACTCGCAGATTGAAGCACGCATAACGCGCATTCAGCGTTGTTTAGCCGACTGCGTGACAGAGAATTGGCAATTCTCGCCCGATACTGCCACACAGGCATTTTGTCTCGCTCGGTTATCAGAGATCTGCCGCTCTTCAAGCTTACAGGATAAACTTCATCGAGAACTTGGGGATAAACATTGGCGAGCGCCGACGCGTTTGCTGATTGTGGTTTCAGAGAGCGACCCACTGGGTACCTTAGAAGCGCTGCTAGCGGGCTATGTAATTGACAGTAAAATTCGCATTAAAACGCGGCTCTCCACCCAATGGCTACAAACAATTCGCCAGCGATTAGCCCTGAGTGACGATGAATGCCAAATCCTGGAATGGGATAGCCAACACCAAGATGATGTTCAGATCCTAAACGGCATTGATACTATTTTGCTAGCAGGTGGTGATGCGCTTATTCGCCATTACCGCCAAGTCACACCGTCACATATCAAGCTCATCGAGCTGGGACCCAAAATCAGTGGGATGGCAATTGTGGGAAATTCACTTCCCGACCTTGATTTACTTCTGCGCGATATTTGCTTATTCCAACAACAAGTGTGTAGTTCCCCGCGGTTTATTTTGCTCGATAACCCTGAATGTGCCGCAGAACTGTATCAGCAACTGAGAGCTAAGTTAGATGTCTTGAGCATATTGCCCGATACCCGTCGTTTACAACAAATGGCGCACTACCAAAGCCTAAAATTAACCGAGGCCATGAATCCAACGGAGTTTCCCGCTATTTATAGTAAAACAACGGGTTGGGGTTTGACTTATCAAACTCAATTTAATCCCTCGGAGTGGCTACCTGCTGGATTCCAATTGGTGGTCGCACCCATTGAAGAGAGTTTAGCCCTCACTCAGCGTCAGTGGGTTGGACAATTACAAACACTCGGCTATCACGGATCGTTACGTCATTTACCCTTAGAGAATTACAGTTTTACCCGTTACTGCCCTATCGGTAGCATGCTCCTGCGCCCGATGAGTGCTGCACATGACGGCTTTTTTATGCTCTCTGCTCTGGTTTATTTCATCAACCAAGAAGGAGATAACTTTGCCTAA
- the hutH gene encoding histidine ammonia-lyase: MTKLTIHPGKMTLDELRVVFQKPVTVALDKHAHSVIAKSVATVNQIIAEDKTAYGINTGFGLLANTRIASKDLQSLQRSIVMSHAAGVGEPLDDDLVRLIMVLKINSLARGFSGIRLEVIEALIALVNAQVYPFIPAKGSVGASGDLAPLAHMSLILIGEGQARFEGQWLPAKKALEKAGLKPLTLEAKEGLALLNGTQTSTAFALKGLFAAENLLLSGIVCGALSVEATLGSRKPFDARVQEVRGQKGQIDVAALFRDILSPSSELSQSHANCSKVQDPYSLRCQPQVMGACLTQMRQAAEVILIESNAVSDNPLVFTDNGDIISGGNFHAEPVAMAADNIALALAEIGALSERRIAMLMDTHMSQLPPFLVNNGGVNSGFMIAQVTAAALASENKALAHPSSVDSLPTSANQEDHVSMAPAAGRRLWEMAKNVTGILAIEWLSACQGMDFRDGLKSSEKLEKARKTLRDKVAYYDKDRYFAPDIEAAISLIDQHKLATLFAANSVFHS; encoded by the coding sequence ATGACTAAATTAACTATCCATCCGGGGAAAATGACACTCGACGAATTACGCGTTGTCTTCCAAAAACCAGTGACTGTCGCGTTAGATAAACATGCTCACAGCGTCATCGCAAAAAGTGTTGCGACCGTAAATCAAATTATTGCGGAAGATAAAACCGCGTATGGAATCAATACCGGGTTTGGTTTACTCGCTAACACCCGTATTGCCAGTAAAGATCTGCAATCTTTACAGCGCTCGATTGTGATGTCCCATGCGGCTGGCGTCGGTGAGCCACTGGATGATGATCTGGTTCGCCTGATTATGGTACTCAAAATTAATAGCCTTGCGCGTGGTTTTTCAGGGATTCGCCTTGAAGTGATTGAAGCACTAATTGCTTTAGTTAATGCTCAAGTCTACCCGTTCATTCCAGCAAAAGGGTCAGTAGGCGCATCCGGCGACTTAGCGCCACTTGCACATATGAGTTTAATTCTGATTGGTGAGGGGCAGGCGCGTTTTGAAGGTCAATGGCTACCCGCGAAAAAAGCGTTAGAAAAAGCGGGGTTGAAACCATTAACGTTGGAAGCTAAAGAAGGTTTAGCGCTCCTGAACGGCACTCAAACCTCCACAGCGTTTGCGTTAAAAGGCTTGTTTGCGGCAGAAAATCTGCTGTTATCCGGCATTGTGTGTGGGGCGTTAAGTGTGGAAGCAACATTAGGTTCTCGTAAGCCATTTGATGCGCGAGTCCAAGAAGTTCGCGGTCAAAAAGGTCAAATCGATGTGGCTGCGCTGTTCCGCGATATATTATCGCCAAGCAGTGAACTGTCACAATCTCACGCGAATTGTTCGAAAGTTCAAGACCCGTATTCATTACGTTGCCAGCCGCAAGTCATGGGGGCGTGTTTAACACAAATGCGCCAAGCGGCGGAAGTGATTTTGATTGAGTCTAATGCGGTGTCAGATAACCCACTGGTGTTTACCGATAATGGCGACATTATTTCTGGTGGTAACTTCCATGCAGAGCCAGTTGCTATGGCGGCGGACAATATTGCACTGGCATTAGCTGAAATTGGTGCATTATCAGAGCGCCGCATTGCGATGTTGATGGACACGCATATGTCCCAATTACCACCGTTCTTAGTTAACAATGGTGGCGTGAACTCCGGCTTTATGATTGCCCAGGTGACAGCAGCGGCATTAGCCAGTGAGAACAAAGCATTAGCACATCCATCTAGCGTGGATAGTTTACCAACATCCGCCAACCAAGAAGACCACGTTTCCATGGCACCTGCGGCAGGTCGCCGTTTATGGGAAATGGCGAAAAACGTGACGGGCATTTTAGCCATTGAATGGTTATCTGCGTGTCAGGGAATGGATTTCCGTGATGGCTTGAAATCGAGCGAAAAATTGGAAAAAGCCCGTAAAACTCTGCGTGATAAAGTGGCGTATTACGATAAAGACCGTTATTTTGCGCCGGATATCGAGGCGGCTATCTCGCTTATTGATCAACATAAACTGGCCACGTTGTTTGCAGCAAACTCGGTTTTTCATTCATAA